Proteins from a single region of Eublepharis macularius isolate TG4126 chromosome 9, MPM_Emac_v1.0, whole genome shotgun sequence:
- the LOC129335975 gene encoding tetratricopeptide repeat protein 30B-like, giving the protein MASAGPDIADGEFTAVIYGLIRVGRFTEVVGILDKAEQRNGRSRALLSLQGYCNYQLQDFVAAAECYEHLVALHPELHEYRLYHAQALYKAGLTAEALRVTAPLLDTPAFQSRALRLQAAAHYAQGDLSSARALVELQQSNAMEANAVASEDPSEVLDAEVNMGCLLYREGQHAEACRKFASVMQVLGYCPELSYNMALCYYATKHYSLALQHLAEIIARGMQQHPELSVGTNTEGLDVRSVGNTLLLHRTALVEAFNLKAAIEYQLGNLQAAQDALTDMPPRAEEELDPVTLHNQALMNMDKRPTEGFEKLQFLMQQNPCPPETFGNLLLLYCKHQYYDLAADVLAENAHLTYKLLTPYLYNFLDATITCQTAPEEAFHKLDELLGVLTEQLRKLTKEAQEAKKNEDEEAIRKTLSEYDETLEKYIPVFMAQAKIYWDMENYPMLEKMFHKSVEFCKDHDVWKLNVAHVMFMQEKYKEAIDFYEPIVKKHYDNLSQVSAIVLANLCVAYILTSHNEGAEELMRKIEQEEDQLSYQEPEKKLYHLCIVNLVLGTLYCTKGNFDFGISRVIKSLNPYNKKLGTDTWYYAKRCFLSLLENMCKHVIMMRDPVIHECIQFFEHCEMYGRDIPAVIEQPLEEEKMHSGKNTVTYEARQLRALMYEVIGWNK; this is encoded by the coding sequence ATGGCTTCGGCAGGGCCCGACATTGCGGATGGTGAGTTCACAGCTGTCATTTATGGCCTGATCCGGGTCGGTCGCTTCACGGAGGTGGTGGGGATCCTAGACAAAGCGGAGCAGAGGAACGGCCGCTCGCGGGCCCTGCTCTCCTTGCAAGGCTACTGCAACTACCAGCTGCAGGACTTCGTGGCAGCAGCCGAGTGCTACGAGCACCTGGTGGCACTGCACCCAGAGCTCCATGAGTACCGGCTCTACCACGCGCAGGCCCTCTACAAGGCTGGGCTGACTGCAGAGGCGCTGCGCGTCACAGCCCCCCTCCTCGATACCCCCGCTTTCCAGAGCCGGGCCCTGCGCCTCCAGGCGGCTGCCCACTATGCCCAAGGCGACCTGTCCAGCGCCAGGGCCTTGGTGGAGCTCCAGCAGTCGAACGCCATGGAAGCTAATGCCGTGGCCAGCGAAGACCCTTCAGAGGTGCTGGACGCGGAGGTGAACATGGGCTGCCTGCTGTATCGCGAAGGGCAGCATGCCGAAGCGTGCCGCAAGTTTGCATCCGTCATGCAGGTGCTGGGCTACTGCCCTGAGCTGTCGTACAACATGGCGCTCTGCTACTATGCCACCAAGCATTATTCTCTGGCCTTGCAGCACCTCGCGGAGATCATTGCCCGTGGCATGCAGCAGCACCCAGAGCTGAGCGTGGGCACGAACACGGAGGGCCTAGACGTCCGCAGTGTGGGCAACACGCTGCTTCTGCATCGTACTGCCCTGGTGGAGGCCTTCAACCTCAAAGCTGCCATTGAGTACCAGCTGGGCAACCTGCAGGCGGCTCAAGATGCACTCACTGACATGCCGCCCAGAGCTGAGGAAGAACTAGACCCAGTGACCTTACATAACCAGGCACTGATGAACATGGATAAACGGCCCACTGAAGGGTTTGAGAAGCTGCAGTTCCTAATGCAGCAGAACCCCTGCCCACCAGAGACGTTTGGGAACCTGCTGCTTCTCTACTGCAAACACCAGTACTATGACCTGGCTGCAGACGTACTGGCAGAGAATGCTCACCTGACTTATAAACTGCTCACACCTTACCTGTACAATTTCTTGGATGCCACGATCACCTGCCAGACTGCCCCTGAAGAGGCTTTTCACAAGCTTGACGAGCTGTTGGGAGTTCTCACTGAGCAGCTGAGGAAGCTTACCAAGGAGGCGCAGGAGGCTAAAAAGAATGAAGACGAGGAGGCTATAAGAAAGACACTTAGTGAGTACGATGAGACGTTGGAAAAATACATCCCTGTCTTCATGGCCCAGGCCAAGATTTATTGGGACATGGAGAATTATCCCATGCTGGAGAAGATGTTCCACAAGTCGGTGGAGTTCTGCAAAGATCACGATGTGTGGAAACTTAATGTGGCTCACGTGATGTTCATGCAAGAGAAGTACAAAGAGGCCATCGATTTCTACGAGCCTATTGTCAAGAAGCACTATGATAACCTTTCGCAGGTCAGCGCCATCGTACTGGCCAATCTGTGCGTTGCCTACATCCTGACTAGCCACAATGAAGGGGCAGAGGAGCTCATGAGGAAGATCGAGCAGGAAGAAGACCAGCTGTCTTACCAGGAGCCTGAGAAGAAGCTCTACCACCTTTGCATCGTTAACCTAGTCCTGGGGACACTCTACTGtaccaaagggaactttgactttgGCATCTCAAGGGTGATTAAGAGCTTGAACCCTTATAACAAGAAGCTGGGCACAGACACTTGGTATTATGCGAAAAGATGTTTCCTGTCACTGTTGGAAAACATGTGCAAGCACGTGATCATGATGCGTGACCCCGTCATTCACGAATGTATCCAGTTTTTTGAGCACTGCGAAATGTACGGGAGGGATATCCCAGCTGTGATCGAACAGCCTCTCGAGGAAGAGAAAATGCATAGTGGGAAAAACACGGTTACTTATGAAGCCAGGCAACTGAGGGCACTGATGTATGAGGTTATTGGGTGGAATAAGTAA